ACGTGCCGCGGTCCGGATTCCCGTGCTGCGCAAGGACTTTGTCGTGACGCCGTATCAGCTGTGGGAGACACGGGCGCACGGCGCGGACCTGGCGCTGCTGATCGTGGCGGCGCTGGAGCAGCACGAGCTCTGTGAGCTGACGCAGCTGGCACGGGAGTTGGGGCTCACCGTGCTGACGGAGGTCCATGACGAGCAGGAGATCGAGCGCGCGCTCGCCGTGAACGCCTCCGTGATCGGCATCAACGCCCGCAACCTGAAGACTCTGGAGGTCGACCGCGGCACCTTCGCGCGGCTCGCGCCCCTCATCCCGGAGGGTGTGGTGCGTATTGCGGAGTCCGGCATCCGGGGGCCGCAGGACGTGTCCGCGCTGGGCGCCCACGGGGCGGACGCCGTGCTGGTGGGCGAGGCTCTCGTCGCGGGGCAGCGCGGTCCCGGCCCGATGGTGACCGCCCTGCGGGAAGCGGGGCGGCGCTGAGCGGGCCGCATGGCGGCGTCCCGCGTGGCACCGCGGCGGGCCCCGGCAGGGCCCGGCCCGTGGCGCGCCGGCCGGCTCAGCCCGACGAGGCGAGCTTGGTGGAGACGGCCGCCCAGCGCTCCAGGACCGCGGCTGCCGCTCCGGTGTCGATCGCCCGCGCGCCGCGCTCCATCCCGGCCGCCAGGCGCTCGGTGACCGGCCGGTCGGAGGGGTCGAGCGCCGCGAGTCCGGCGGCGGTGGACAGCAGCACGGCATCGCGCACCGGTCCGCGCTCGCCGCGCAGGAGCGCGCGGGCCACCTCCGCGTTGTGCGCGGCGTCGCCACCGCGCAGTGCCTGGGGCGGGGCGTGCGGGACACCGATGTCGCGCGGGTCGAACACCTCCTTGCGTACCCGTCCTTCGAGGACCGACCAGACCGTGGAGGTGGTGGTGACCGTCAGTTCGTCGAGCCCGTCGTCGCCGCGGAAGACCATTGCGCCGACCCCGCGACGGGCCAGCACACCGGCGATCAGCGGGGCCATCCCGGCGTCCGCCACACCGACGGCCTGCGCGGCCGGACGGGCCGGATTGGTCAGCGGGCCGAGCACGTTGAAGACCGTCGGAATGCCCAGTTCCTTCCGGGGCGTGGCGGCATGACGTACGGACGGGTGGAACAGCGGGGCGAAACAGAAGGTGATGCCGACCTCCGGGACCAGCCCGGCGACCTCGGGGACCGGCAGGTCCAGGGCCACACCGAGCTGTTCGAGCACATCGGCCGAGCCGGACGCGGAGGACGCGGAGCGGTTGCCGTGCTTGACGACCCGGGCTCCGGCTCCCGCCGCGACGATCGCGGACATCGTGGAGATGTTGACGCTGTGGGACCGGTCTCCGCCGGTGCCGACGATGTCGAGTGCCGGGCCCGGGACATCGAGGGCCACGGCGTGCTCGTACATGGCCCGGACGAGCCCTTCGACTTCGGCCACGGTCTCGCCCTTGGCACGCAGGGCCACCAGCAGACCGGCCAGTTGTGCCGGTGTCGCAGAGCCCCGCATCACCTGGTCCATTGCCCAGGCCGTGTCGTCCGCCGGGAGGTCATTTCCCGCCAGCAGCGCCGTGAGAATAACCGGCCATGACTTTTCCCGATGTGTCACGGTCACGCGTCATCCCCTTTTCTCGGCCTGTTCGGAAGCTGCGGCAGGCTCGGCTCGGGGTAATTCTGCGATCCGGCGCGGAGCGTCGGCCAGACCAATTGTCACCACTGACTCCAGTCCACTTTCCCGGAGAGGGAAAAGCATGACCTGGCACGCGTTGATCGATGTGTCGAGAGATTCCGAAGAACCGCTGACCGCCCAGATCGAGGGCAGGATCAGAGGCGGGATTTCCGCGGGGGTGCTGCATCCGGGCACCCGGCTGCCGTCCAGCCGGCAACTCGCCGAGGACGTGGGGGTCTCCCGGAGTGTGGTGGTGGAGGCCTACGGCAGGCTGATCGCCGAGGGGTATCTGGAGGCCGTCCAGGGCTCCGGCACCCGCGTGGCGGAGCATCTGACCGCTCCCGCCCTGCCGACCCTGCTCGACGACGGCCTGGCGCCTCCGGTGCGCTGGGACCTGCGCACCGGTACGCCGCAGGTCGCCGGTTTCCCGCACCGCGAGTGGCTCGCCTCCTACCAGCGCGCCCTTCAGTCGATCGACCCGGGCGACCTCGATTACCCGCCCGTGTCCGGAGCCGAGGGGCTGCGCGAGGAGCTGGCCCGGTACCTCGGCCGGGCGCGCGGTGTGCTGACCACCCCCGGGCAGGTCATGGTGGTGTCCGGCTTCGCGCAGGCGCTCGGGCTGCTGTGCACCGTACTGTCCGGCTCCGGCATCGACCGGATCGCGATGGAGGACCCCTGCCACCACCGTCAGCGGCAGTTCATCCGGGAGGTGGGCCTGCGGCCCGTGCCGGTCCCCGTGGACGACGAGGGCATCGACGTCGAGGCGCTCGCCGCGACCGGCGTACGGGCCGTACTCGTCACCCCCGCCCACCAGTTCCCCACCGGCGTGACCCTGTCACCGTCGCGCCGCGAGGCCCTGGTCCGCTGGGCGCGCGACACCGGTGCCTGGGTGATCGAGGACGACTACGACGGCGACCTGTGGCTGGAGCGGGGGGCGCGCCCCCTGGCCCTTCAGCGCCTGGCCCCCGAACGCGTCGTCTACGGGGGCACGGCGAGCAAGTCGCTCGCCCCCGGCCTGCGCTTCGGCTGGCTGGCGGTGCCGGCCCGGCTGCTCGCCGCATTGGAGCGCACCCGCTCCCGTCGCGACCTGGGCTCCGACGTCCTCACCCAGCTCGCGTTCGCCGAACTCCTGCGGTCCGGCCACTTCGACCGCCATCTGCGCTTCCGACGGGCCCACTACCGCATGCGACGCGAGTGCCTGGAGCAGTCCGTACGCCGGTTCCTGCCCGGTGCGCGCATCATCGGCTCGGCGGCGGGGCTGCACGCCTACGTGCGGCTGCCGCACCGGGTCGATGAGACCGCGCTGGTCGGGCGGGCGTTGGAGCGTTCGGTGCTGGTGCCCGGCGGGCGGCGCTATCACGCGCGCCCCGAACGGGCCGCTCCCGCCCTGGTGGTGGGCTACACCGCGGTGCCGCGCACCGGTATCGCGGAGGCGGTCAGGGAACTGGGCGCCGCCTACGCGCGGCTGCCCGCGGCCGGCCGCGGCGAGCGGTGCGCCTGAAACGCTCCGTCCGAGGCGCTCCGTACGACGCGCTCCGCTCACCAGGGAGCACGCCATGCGCGCGGGGCCCCTCCTGGCGGGCGCCGCCGCCGGGCGGCAGCGGCCTGGACGCCGGTGCCGGCCCGGCGTCACCGCACCGCGCCGGCCAGGAAGTTCTCGAAGAGCTGGAGGCCGCCCTCGGTCATGATGCTCTCGGGGTGGAACTGCACGCCCTCCACGGGCAGCGTGCGGTGCCGCACCCCCATCACATAGCCGTCGTCCTCGGCCGTCGCCGTCTCCTCCAGTTCGTCCGGCAGCGCCCGGGAGACGATCAGCGAGTGGTAGCGCGTCGCCACCGTGCTGTTCCCCAGCCCCTGGAAGAGTCCCTGGCCGTCGTGCCGCACCGGGCTCGTCCGCCCGTGCATCAAGTGGTCGGCGACCGCCACCCGGCCGCCGAACGCCAGGGCGATCGCCTGGTGGCCCAGGCACACCCCCAGCAGCGGCACCTGCCCGGCGAACCGGCGTACCAGCTCGACGTGTCCGGAGGCGGCGGGATGCCCCGGCCCCGGCCCCAGCACCACCGCGTCGGGCCGGCCTGCCGCCAGCTCCTCCGGTGTGCGGGTGCGGGAGCGCACCACCTCGGTGGTGGCGCCGAGAGTGCGCAGGTACTGGTCGATGATGTGCACGAAACTGTCGTACGCGTCCACGAGCAGAATCTTCATGACAGCAGTTCCTCACCGGTCAGCGCCCAGTAGGCGGCGCCCATCTTCGCCAGGGTCTCGTCCCACTCGGCCTCGGGCACCGACTCCGCGACGATGCCCGCCGAACTCTGTGTGGAGTAGGTCCGGCCGTCGTGCACGATCGTGCGGATGCACAGTGCGAGGCTGCTCCAGCCGCGTACGTCGATCAGCCCGACCGCCCCCGCGTAGCTCCCGCGCGGCTCGTGCTCGATCCCGTCGATGATCTCCATGGCGCGCAGCTTGGGCGCACCGGTCATCGTGCCCGCGGGGAAGGTGGCACACAGCGACTCCCACACGTCGGCACCCGGCTCCAGCCGTCCGGTCACCGTCGAGACGAGGTGGAAGACATGGGAGTACTCCTCCACCGTCATCAGGTCCGCCACCGACAGCGACCGCGGCCGGCAGACCCGCCCGATGTCGTTGCGGCACAGGTCGACCAGCATCACGTGTTCGGCCTGCTCCTTGGTGCTCGCCAGCATCTCCTTGACCCGGCGCTCGTTCTCCTCCGCCGTGTCCGCCTGCCGGGTGGTGCCGGCGATCGGCCGCATGACGATCTCGTCGCCCTCGGTGCGGAAGAACAGTTCGGGGCTGGCGCCGATGAGGGTCTCGCCCGTGCGGGGCACCAGATACATGTACGGCGACGGGTTACGGGACCGCAGCCGCCGGTAGACCTCGACGGGGGTCAACTCCGTGTCGATGTCGATGCGGTGGCCGATCTGGATCTGGTAGATGTCCCCGACCCGGATGTGCTCCAGGCACCGGCCGGCCCACTCCAGGAAGGTGTCACGGGCGACGCTGTCCCGGACCGACCGGGGCGCGGGCGCCTCGGGACACGTTCCGTCGCCGTCCGCGACGCCAGGGGCGGCCGCTTCCACCAGGACACCGAGGTCCGGGACACGGGCGGCGGGGAACGCGTCCGCGTGGGCGGTCAGATGCCGGGCATGCACCGCCCCCGGGTCGTACCAGACGGTGTCCCGGAACAGCGTGAACGTCATGTCGGGGCCCCGGGCGGGGGTCTTCCGGTCCGGCAGCTCGTCCATGTGCCAGGCCGCCTCGTAGCCCAGGCCGGCCAGGAAGCCGAAGGCGTAGGTGTCCCGCGGCCGGCCGCTCGCCACGTCGAAGAGCCGCTGGGACCGCCTCATCAGGTCCCACACCTGCCCGGAATCCACGAACCGGCGGCGCGCCGGCGAGCCCTCCGGGGCGGCCGGGTCCTCGGTCATCCCCGCCTCGCCGGCCGTCGCCAGCAGGGCGGCGCACAGCGCCGGCGCGCCGCTGACCTCGATGTGGCCGGCGAAGGCGCACACCTCGGCGAGCCGTCCGTAGCCGACCACCGCCGGGCCGCGGTCCCGCTCCGGACCCGCCAGGCTCTCGAAGAGAAAGACCTCCTGCTGCCCGAGTTCCCCGAGCAGGCCGGTGTAGAGCCGGAGCGGATCGTGCCACGGCAGCTCCGATTCGGTGACCCGCACGCGCAGCGGCGCGTCCGTCCGCGCCTCCGTACCGGCATTGCCTCGCGTCGTTGGTGGCATCTGCATTCCTTCTCCGTGCTGTCCGGGCTCGCGCGCTGTCCGCTCGGTTCCGGAGCGCATTCCGGCCGCGGCGCGATGTCGGCAAGAAAAACACCGGGGAGCCGACGGCGACCAGACCAATTGGAGAACCGCCGAGCAGACCATTCCACCGATCCTTGACCGCATTCCGCGGAGACAGTTGGAATTCTTCTGCGCGGACCCTGTGCCCCGGGTGCAGGGAGCCGTGGCATCCCTCTCCCCGCGAAAGGCCGCGATGCATCTCCCCTCGCCGACGGAATCCCGCCGCTCCGATACCGGGAATTCCCGGCCGGCCGCCCAGCAGCCCGCCTGGCCCGACCCGGAACTGCTGGGCGAGGTCACGGCCGAGCTCTCCCGGCTGCCCGAACTCGTCTTCGCCGAGGAGTGCGACCGGCTGCGGGAGCGGATGGGCGCGGTGGCCCGTGGCGAGGCCTTCGTGCTCCAGGGCGGCGACTGTGCCGAGACGTTCGCCGGTGTCACCGCCGACGCGATCAACGGCAAGCTGCGGACGCTGCTCCAGATGGCCGTGGTGCTGACCTACGGCGCCTCCGTACCCGTGGTCAAGATCGGCCGGTTGGCCGGCCAGTACGCCAAGCCGCGCTCGCAGCCGACCGAGACCCGCGACGGGGTCACCCTGCCCGCCTACCGCGGTGACGCGGTCAACGGACCGGGCTTCACACCGGCCGAACGCCGCCCCGATCCCCGGCGGCTGCTGCGCATGTACGAGTCCTCCGCGGCGACCCTCAACCTCGTGCGCGCCTTCTCCGCCGGCGGCTACGCCGGCCTGCACCACGCGCGGGACTGGAACCGGGCCTTCGTCACCGACTCACCCGCCGGCCGCCGCTACGAGGAACTGGCCGACGACATCGACCGCTCGCTGCGCTTCATGGAAGCCTGCGGCGTCACCTCCCAGCAGCTGCACGCCGTCGAGTTCTTCGTCAGCCACGAGGGCCTGCTGCTCGACTACGAAAGGGCGTTGACCCGCACCGACCCGCGGACCGGGCACGCCTATGCCGGCAGCGGCCACCTGCTGTGGATCGGCGAGCGGACCCGTGACCTGGACGGTGCGCACGTCGCCCACTTCTCCCGCGTCCGTAACCCCCTCGCCGTGAAGCTCGGCCCCGGCGCCACCGCCGACGAGGCCCTCGGCTACGCGGCCGCGCTCAACCCCCGCAACGAGCCGGGCCGTTTGACCTTCGTGGTCAGGATGGGAGCCGAGCGGGTCCGCGACCGGCTGCCCGTCCTGGTCGAGAAGGTCAGGGCGGCCGGCGCGGTGGTCGCCTGGGTCTGCGACCCGATGCACGGCAATACCTTCGTGGCGCCCAGCGGCCACAAGACCCGCCGCTTCGGCGACATCATGGACGAGGTCCAGGGCTTCTTCCAGGTGCACCGTGCGCTGGGCACCCATGCGGGCGGGCTCCATGTCGAACTCACCGGTGACGACGTCACCGAGTGCGTGGGCGGCGACGACGTCCTGGTGGAGGACCTCCACCGACGGTACGAGACCGCCTGTGACCCGCGCCTGAACCACCGGCAGTCGCTCGAACTCGCCTTCCGTGCCGCGGAGATGCTCCTTGAGCCACTCGGTGTGCCGGGTGGTGCTCCCAGTGCTGGTGAGGCGCCAGGTATTGGTGTGAGCAAAGGGGCTCGATAATCCATCGATAAAGAGACGTCCTAGCTTCCATTCCACCAAGCGTGAGATCGGCCGCCGATTTCACGATCCGACGGACATCCGGTGTGGGGTGCAACGCTCGTGGGCAGCGCAGGAAGTCAGGGCGACGGCAAACCGATGGCGGGGTACCTCCCCGTCGTGCCCGCGGACGTCGCCGACGCCGTCGAGCGGGTGGCCGAGGAGTGCGGGGTCGACGCCGGGACCGTCAGGCTCGCCGCTCAGTCCCTCGTGGCGGGGGTGGTCGCCGGCTTCCACGAGTCGTCGGCCGGCGAGGGCACCTGGCGCGAGGTGATCGGCCGGGTCGCCACCGACGCGGGCCGGGCCGAGGCCGTCCAGGCGTGGCAGGGCGTCGGCGCCCAGGACCAGGTGAGCGCCGAGCGGGTCGCCGGCTATGTGCTCACGGCACTGCGCGCGCTGACCCGGGACCCGGACGATGCGCACCACGCGCGCAGCCTGCTGTCACCGGCCGAACTCTCCCTCCAGCTGCAGGACTTCTCCGGGCCCGTCCGTCCGCTCCCGGACCGCCGGTTCCACGAACTGTTCGAGGAGCGGGTACGCCGTCACCCCGACGCGGTCGCCGCCGTCCTGGGGGACCGCCGGTGGAGCTACCGGGAACTGAACCGCCACGCCAACAAGGTCGCCTGGTCGCTGCACCGGCGGGGGCTGCACGGCGAGGACGTGGTCGCCGTGGTCACCGAGCGCACCCTGGAGTGGCTGGCCGCCGTGATCGGCGTGTTCAAGGCGGGCGGCTGCTACCTGCCGCTCGAACCGCACTTCCCCGCCGACCGGATCGCCACCGTCCTGACCCGCAGCGGGAGCCGGTGGGTGCTTGCCGAGCGCGGTGTGCCCCATCTGGACCGGGCGCTGGCCGGCCGCGGCGGCGTCGAACTGTCCTACCTCGACGACCTGCTGGCGCAGGACGGGCCGGAGGACGACCTCGGTCTCGCGGTGGCCGCCGACCAGCTCGCCTACATCTACTTCACCTCCGGCTCCACCGGCGAGCCGAAGGGGGCGATGTGCGAGCACAACGGCTTCCTCAACCACCTCCTGGCCAAGATCGAGGATCTCGGCATCGGCGAGGGCGAGGTGGTGGCGCAGACCGCCCCCCAGTGCTTCGACATCTCCCTGTGGCAGCTGGTCTCCGCGCTGCTGGTCGGCGGCACCACCCGCATCATCGGGCAGGAAGTCGTCCTGGACGTCCGCAGATTCCTCGACACCCTGGCCGACGGGGCCGTGCAGGTGGTCCAGCTGGTCCCCTCCTACCTGGAAGTGGTGCTGTCCGCCCTGGAGGAACAGCCGCGGGAACTGCCCGGCCTGCGCTGTGTCTCCGTCACCGGTGAAGCCCTCAAGAAGGAACTCGTCCAGCGCTGGTTCACCGCCTTCCCCGGCGTGCTCCTGGCCAACGCGTACGGACTCACCGAGACATCGGACGACACCAACCACGAGGTGATGGACCGGGTCCCCGACCATCGCTCGGTGCCGCTCGGCAAGCCGATCCGCAATGTGCGGGTGTATGTGGTCGACGAGCGGCTCTCGCCGGTGCCGCTGGGCGTCCCCGGCGAGATCGTCTTCTCCGGGGTCTGTGTCGGCCGCGGCTACATCAACGACGAAGCACGCACCAAGGCGGCCTTCGGGCAGGATCCGCACCGGCCGGGGGAGCGGCTGTACCGCTCCGGCGACTTCGGGCGGTGGCTGCCCGGCGGCACGCTGGAATTCCTCGGCCGCCGGGACTCACAGGTGAAGATCAGCGGGTTCCGGATCGAGATCGGCGAGATCGAGAACCGGCTGCTCCAGGTCCCGGGTGTCCGCGACGGAGCGGTGGTGACCGCCGGAACCGCCGAACGCCCCTATCTGGTCGGCTACTACACCGGCGCCGCGGACGTGGGCCCCGAGGTCGTGCGGGAGGCACTGGCCGGGGTACTGCCCCGATACATGGTGCCGCAGCATCTGCACCACGGCACCGAGCTGCCCCTCACCGCCAACGGGAAGATCGACAAGAAGGCGCTGGCCCGGATGGCGGCCGAGGCGGAACAGACCGCGGGCAGCACCGGGTTCCGGGCTCCGGCGACCGCCGCCGAACGGCGGGTCGCCGCCCTGTGGGCCGGCCTCCTCAAGGTGCCGCTGGAGCGCATCGGCCGCGGATCGCGGTTCGCCGACCTCGGCGGCACCTCGCTGACGGCGATCCGGCTGGCCATCGCCCTGGACCGGGTGGTGTCGGTCAAGGAACTCGCCCACACGCCGACCGTCGCCGACGTGGCCGCGCTGCTGGAGCGGAAGGCGGCCGAGCGGCCGGACCAGGAGCCGCCCGGCACCGGCAGCGCCGGCTGAACACACCACCGTCCGCGCCCCGCCCCGCGAGGAAACCACCGAGAGAGACAGAGAAGATGAGTTCCCCCACCGTGCACGCCTCACCCGTCACGGCCGCCGACGGCACGCCCGCCGTCGCCGGCGGCCCGGCCCCGCACCCCGCCGGTCTGCCGGTCCTCCGCGCGATGCCCGGAGACGGCACCGCGGCCGGCTGGGCGCAGGACCACCGAAGTGCCGTCCACGACCTGGTCGCCGAGCACGGCGCCGTGCTGCTGCGCGGCCTGGGCGTCGGCTCGCCCGACGAGGTGGCGGCGATCGCGACCGCTCTCGGCGTGGCACGGATGACCGAGCGGGAGCGGTTCGCCCCGCGGTACACCCATGCCGACGGCGTCTACTCGTCCTCCGAATGGCCCGCGGACGAGCCGATGTGCATGCATCACGAGCTGAGTTACGCCACCGAGGTGCCCGGCCTGTTGCTCTTCGGCTGCCTGACGGCTCCGGCCGAGGGCGGCCGCACCGCGGTCGCCGACTCGCAGCAGGTCCTCAAGGCGCTGCCCGCCGACCTGGTGGCCCCCTTCGCCCGCGACGGCTGGCTGCTCACCCGCATGTACCACGACATCGGCGTCTCCTGGACGGAGGCGTTCGGCACCGAGGACCGGGCCGAGGTCGATGCGTACTGCGCACGGGCGGGCCTGGAGCACGAGTGGCTGCCGGACGGCCGGCTGCGCACCCGGCAGCACCGCTCCGCCGTGGTCGACCACCCGCGCACCGGCCTCCCGGTCTGGTTCAACCAGGTGGCCTTCCTGAACGAGCGGACCCTCGACCCGATGATCCGCGACTACCTCGTCGACGTGTACGGCCCGGAGGGTCTGCCCTTCAACACCGCGTACGGCGACGGCACGCCCCTCACCGGGGAGACCGTCGAGACGATCAACGCGGCCTACCGCGACGCCACCGTGGGCGAGCCGTGGCAGGACGGAGACGTCCTGCTGGTCGACAACCTGCGGATGGCACACAGCCGCGAGCCGTACCAGGGCGCCCGCGACATCGTGGTGATTTTCGGTAACCCGGTCCGGCTCGCCGGGCACATCCGTCCCTGACCTCTTGAACTGTGGAGTCCTGATGTCCCGTTCCGCTCCGGCGCCCTCGTTCGCCGTGATCTCCGGCGGCCAGGTGCACCGTGCCCTCGAAGGCCGGCACCGCGAGGTCGTCGACCTGATCGAAGCCGCCTACCGCACCCATGGCGCGGGTGACACCGTCAACCCGCCCTCCTACTTCCTGCGCTTCCCGGACCGCCCCACCTCCCGCATCATCGCCCTGCCGGCGTCGATCGGCGGCGAGGTGCGGGTGGACGGGATGAAGTGGATCTCCAGCTTCCCCGAGAACGTGGCCGCCGGCATCCCCCGGGCCTCAGCCGTCCTCATCCTCAACGACCACGACACCGGCTATCCCCTGGCGTGCCTGGAGAGTTCCATCATCAGCGCCACCCGCACCGCGGCCTCCGCGGCGCTGGCCGCCGACCGGCTCACCGCTCAACGTGAGCGCCCGCGGCGGATCGGCTTCTTCGGCGTCGGACTCATCGCCCGCTATGTGCACCAGTACCTCGCGGGCACCGACTGGTCCTTCGACGAACTGGGCGTGTTCGACCTGTCCGCCGAGTACGCCGGCGGCTTCGCCACGTACCTGAAGGAAGCGACGGACGGCGCCGGGCGGGTCACCGTGCACGAGAGCGCCGAGGACTTGGTCCGCAACAGCGATCTGCTGGTCTTCGCGACGACCGCCGGCACTCCGCACGTCACCGACCCCGACTGGTTCTCGCACAACCCGCTCGTGCTCCATGTGTCACTGCGCGACGTGTCCGCCGACGTGGTGCTCTCGGCGACCAACGTCGTCGACGACGTGGAGCACTGCCTGAAGGCGGACACCTCGCTCCACCTGGCCGAACAGCGGGTCGGCCACCGGGACTTCGTCGACGGGACCCTCGACGACGTGCTCACCGGACGCCTCACCCCGGCCGCCGACCGCCCGGTGATCTTTTCTCCGTTCGGGCTCGGGGTGCTCGACCTGGCCGTCGGCAAGCACGTCTACGACACCGTGAACGCCGCCGGGGAACTGCCGGTCGTCGAGGACTTCTTCCATGAGATGCGTCGATACGGCTGAGCGGTCCGCATCCTCCAACAGCGCGTTATGCGGGAGGTACTGTGCCGATTATCTCGGCTCCGCAAGAGTTCAATGAGGACGATCTCTACGTAGATCTGCGGTCCTCCATCGGGGTACCCCTCTACCTCAAGTGCGAAGGGTTCAACTTCGCCGGTTCCGTCAAACAGAAGGCCGCCCTGGAAATGGTCGAGGCGGCCGAGCGATCGGGCCTGCTCGCCAGCGGCTCGATCCTCGTGGAATCCTCGTCGGGCAACCTCGGGGTCGCGCTCAGCACGATCGCGGCGAGCAAGGGCTACCGGTTCGTGTGCGTCACGGACAGCCGATGCAACCTGGCCACCAAGCAGATGATGGAAGCGCTCGGCGCCGAGGTGCACACCATCAACGAGCCGGACCCCGAGGGCGGGTTCCTCGGCGCACGGCTCGCGCACGTCCAGCGGCTCTGTGCGAGCGACAAGCGGTACGTCTGGCTCAACCAGTACCTCAACGCCAACAACTGGCGGGCACATCACCGGCTGACCGCTCCGCACATCGCGGAACGGTTCCCCGAGCTCGATGTGCTCTTCGTCGGAGCCGGTACCACCGGAACGCTGATGGGGTGCGCACGCTGGTTCCGCGAGCACCGGCCCGCGGTGCAGATCGTCGCGGTCGACAGCGTCGGCTCGGTCACCTTCGGCGGGCCGGCTCAGCCCCGGATGATCCCCGGCCTCGGGGCCGGGGTGCGCCCGCCGCTGCTGGACGAGTCCTTCGTGGACCACGTGGTCCAGGTCCGGGAGATCGACACCGTACGGGCCTGCCGCCGGCTGGTCGGCCGGGGATTCCTCTTCGGCGGCTCCACCGGGACGGTCGTCGCCGGCGCCTCGCAGTGGCTCGCCGAACACGCCCCCGACCACGGGGGGATCACCGCCGTGGCCATCTCCCCCGACCTGGGCGAGCGCTACCTGGACACGGTCTACCAGTCCAACTGGGTCCGTCACATGTACGGACCCGAGGCGATCGACGTGGACGAGTCCGCGATCGCCGAACCGGCGTGACACTCCGTCGGCTCCTCCCCCTCCGCGCCGCAGCGGAACCGGTACAGCAGAAAGAGACAGACGATGACCAATCCATTCGAGAACCCCGAAGGCCGCTACCTGGTCCTGGTCAACGACGAGGACCAGTACTCCCTGTGGCCGGCCTTCGCACAGGTGCCGGCCGGCTGGCGGGTGGCCAACGAGGAGGCGGGGCACGAAGAGAGCCTCGCCTACATCTCCGAACACTGGACCGACATGCGGCCGCGCAGTGTCGTCGAGGCGATGGGCTCGACGGCATGACGGTGACGGTGGAGACCGGCGCACAGCCGGTGACCCTGACGGTGGACACCGACGAGGCGCTGCTGACGGAGCGGGTGGCCGCGGAACTGGCCGCACCGGGCGGCATGGTGGACGACCCCGCCTGGCTGGCCCGGGCCCGCAGGGCCTGGTCCGCGCTGCCGGCCGGACTGACCGGCGGCCTGCGGGAGTTCCGCAAGGACTCCGGACGCACCGGCACGATGCTGATCCACGGTCTGCCGGTGGGCGGGGCCATGCTGCCGCCGACCCCCAACAGGCCCGGTTCTGTCCAGCGCGAAGCCAGCGTGTCCGCGGCGGTCCTGGCCATGGTCGCGAGTGGTCTGGGGGACCCCGCCGCCTACCGCCCGGAGAAGACCGGCGCGATCGTGCAGGACGTGGTCCCGGTGCCCGGCCAGGAGGACTACCAGAGCAACGCGGGGTCGGTGCTGCTCACGTTCCACACCGAGAACGCGTTCCACGCGCACCGTCCGGACTTCGTGATGCTGCTGTGTCTGCGCGCCGACCACGAGGGCGTGGCGGGCCTGCGGACGGCGTGCATCCGGGAGGTGCTGCCGCTGCTGACCGAGGAGGCCCGACAGGCGCTGTTCAGCGAGGAGTTCGTCACCGCGCCGCCGCCCTCGTTCGGTATGGACGGCATGGGGGCCGAACCGCACGCGGTGCTCTACGGAGCCGTCGAGGACCCGGACATCTGTGTGGACCTGGCGGCCACCGAGCCGAGGACCCAGCGGGCCAAGGAGGCCATGGCCGAACTCCAGGAACTGTTCGACCGGACCGCGCAGACCGTGCGGCTGGTCCCCGGCGACCTGGCGATC
This Streptomyces decoyicus DNA region includes the following protein-coding sequences:
- a CDS encoding clavaminate synthase family protein; its protein translation is MTVTVETGAQPVTLTVDTDEALLTERVAAELAAPGGMVDDPAWLARARRAWSALPAGLTGGLREFRKDSGRTGTMLIHGLPVGGAMLPPTPNRPGSVQREASVSAAVLAMVASGLGDPAAYRPEKTGAIVQDVVPVPGQEDYQSNAGSVLLTFHTENAFHAHRPDFVMLLCLRADHEGVAGLRTACIREVLPLLTEEARQALFSEEFVTAPPPSFGMDGMGAEPHAVLYGAVEDPDICVDLAATEPRTQRAKEAMAELQELFDRTAQTVRLVPGDLAIVDNRVTVHGRTSFRPRYDGQDRWLQRTFVLTDLRRSRGHRDGDGHVLD
- a CDS encoding MbtH family protein, with product MTNPFENPEGRYLVLVNDEDQYSLWPAFAQVPAGWRVANEEAGHEESLAYISEHWTDMRPRSVVEAMGSTA
- the sbnA gene encoding 2,3-diaminopropionate biosynthesis protein SbnA, which translates into the protein MPIISAPQEFNEDDLYVDLRSSIGVPLYLKCEGFNFAGSVKQKAALEMVEAAERSGLLASGSILVESSSGNLGVALSTIAASKGYRFVCVTDSRCNLATKQMMEALGAEVHTINEPDPEGGFLGARLAHVQRLCASDKRYVWLNQYLNANNWRAHHRLTAPHIAERFPELDVLFVGAGTTGTLMGCARWFREHRPAVQIVAVDSVGSVTFGGPAQPRMIPGLGAGVRPPLLDESFVDHVVQVREIDTVRACRRLVGRGFLFGGSTGTVVAGASQWLAEHAPDHGGITAVAISPDLGERYLDTVYQSNWVRHMYGPEAIDVDESAIAEPA